A genomic region of Canis aureus isolate CA01 chromosome 16, VMU_Caureus_v.1.0, whole genome shotgun sequence contains the following coding sequences:
- the SPACA9 gene encoding sperm acrosome-associated protein 9 isoform X2: MNEAKESLRSIEQKYKLFQQQQFTFIAALEHCRENAHDKIRPIASIGQVQSYTEHYCNNSTDRRILLMFLDICSELNKLCQHFEALHSGTPVTNNLLEKCKSLVSQSNDLSNLRAKYPHDVVNHLSCDEARNHYGGVVSLIPIVLDLMKEWIAHSEKLPRKALQHGAT; this comes from the exons ATGAATGAGGCAAAGGAGTCCCTTCGGAGCATCGAGCAGAAATACAAACTCTTCCAGCAGCAACAATTCACCTTCATCGCCGCTCTGGAGCACTGTAGGGAGAATGCCCACGACAAGATCCGACCCATCGCCAGCATTGGGCAG GTGCAGAGCTACACAGAGCACTACTGCAACAACTCCACAGACCGGCGCATTCTGCTCATGTTCCTGGACATCTGCTCGGAGCTGAACAAGCTGTGCCAGCACTTTGAGGCCCTGCACTCTGGCACTCCGGTCACCAACAACCTGCTTGAGAAATGCAAATCCCTGGTTAGCCAAAGCAATGACCTAAGCAACCTTAGAGCAAA GTACCCTCATGATGTGGTGAACCACCTAAGCTGTGACGAGGCCAGGAATCACTACGGAGGCGTCGTCAGCCTCATCCCCATCGTCCTGGACTTAATGAAAGAATGGATCGCCCACTCGGAGAAGCTGCCCCGCAAAGCACTGCAGCAT GGGGCGACTTAG
- the SPACA9 gene encoding sperm acrosome-associated protein 9 isoform X1 — MNEAKESLRSIEQKYKLFQQQQFTFIAALEHCRENAHDKIRPIASIGQVQSYTEHYCNNSTDRRILLMFLDICSELNKLCQHFEALHSGTPVTNNLLEKCKSLVSQSNDLSNLRAKYPHDVVNHLSCDEARNHYGGVVSLIPIVLDLMKEWIAHSEKLPRKALQHVSESQARQEAIGAAATHPSWTTGTQPRLRKHKRRQLTKDSPKPRRNDKGCSKPPWRPPGGKL; from the exons ATGAATGAGGCAAAGGAGTCCCTTCGGAGCATCGAGCAGAAATACAAACTCTTCCAGCAGCAACAATTCACCTTCATCGCCGCTCTGGAGCACTGTAGGGAGAATGCCCACGACAAGATCCGACCCATCGCCAGCATTGGGCAG GTGCAGAGCTACACAGAGCACTACTGCAACAACTCCACAGACCGGCGCATTCTGCTCATGTTCCTGGACATCTGCTCGGAGCTGAACAAGCTGTGCCAGCACTTTGAGGCCCTGCACTCTGGCACTCCGGTCACCAACAACCTGCTTGAGAAATGCAAATCCCTGGTTAGCCAAAGCAATGACCTAAGCAACCTTAGAGCAAA GTACCCTCATGATGTGGTGAACCACCTAAGCTGTGACGAGGCCAGGAATCACTACGGAGGCGTCGTCAGCCTCATCCCCATCGTCCTGGACTTAATGAAAGAATGGATCGCCCACTCGGAGAAGCTGCCCCGCAAAGCACTGCAGCATGTGAGTGAGTCCCAGGCACGCCAGGAAGCCATCGGGGCGGCGGCCACTCATCCTTCCTGGACCACAGGCACCCAGCCTCGGTTAAGAAAACACAAACGTAGGCAACTTACAAAAGACAGCCCCAAACCTAGGAGGAATGACAAAGGATGTTCAAAACCTCCCTGGAGACCACCTGGCGGGAAACTGTAA